The region AGAAGGAGGGCCGCGACCAACAGGAGTCCGTATCCTACTACCTCGTccgcgacgacgacgataaGGAGCCTCTGGCCCACATCTGTCCCGTAAAACTGACGCCGAACGAAGCGCGCGAGGAGGCTGCGCGGGGTGGCTGGGTGCCACCGTGCTATATGCGCATCACTGACGAGAAGATCTTGACTTCCGACTCCGACATCTCCGAGTAAGTAGTACACGTCAACGCGGCAGCCTGCATCAATCAGCTGATCATGTGAATAGTGTTGTTGTGGCGACAGGCCTCATAGCCCTCGCAGATGACTGCATCAAGCGACACTTCCACTCCAAGCAGAGTACGCAGATCCACATCCCTCTTCTGCGAAATTCGTCTTTCAAGATGGCCAATCTGGAATACATTGGCCCAAGACGACTCATCGATGAAATGTTCAATCGAAAACATCAAGATGGCCTCGTGTCGAAGAGGCGTCCTTCACCCGCCGTGCGACGTGTCTCGACATCGGTCTAGTTTTTTCCTTGTTTAGATCTTGTTCGAATATTGAGCATGTTGCTTTGGCACCCACTCCATTCACAGTCACAGCACGTTCTCGTACACTGTACGACCGAGCTGTCAGAACTGTTTGTTGGGACGCGGGTCCGTAGGCACCCGCTACCCCTTGTATCGTATCGTTGGTTGTCATCTTCCTTATTGTTCTTTGACGTTCGTCATGAGCAGGGCCTCATGAACTGCAACGTGCATGGCGTTGCTTGGTTGCTGCATTTGTTGAGCTCTTACTACGCAGTCTCTCGGAGCTGGGCATCCCAGCAGGACTCTTGGTGCATTTATTGCCATCTTCGATTCTGGTTCACCATGATCACTTGTTCATGATTGGATTTTAGTACACGCTACGATACCACTATTTTTGGAACGATTAATGACCAGAGCTTCGCATGCTCTTCTACAATTTGGCCTCCACCTTCCATGCGTGAGATGATTTTGGTGTTAACGTTGACGCGTGGAACTGCTACACACAAGGTCTTGGTGCCAAAGCTGTGCGAGTCACTCGACCTCCGATCATTTGACCACACATCCGTCGGCTCGATGTTTGCTTACGCGGCCGGGCCTGGAAGGCAACTGAACTCTACATTTTTGTGTCCGTCATGCCATTCAAATAGATCTGACAGGTGTCACAGCCGCCCCCATCGTGAGGCTGGTGAGAAAAGAATGCGCACCCAGCAACGTGGAAGTTACATCTTACGACAGCAAGAGGTGAATTTGCCATGGTCCATGCACCAACGCTTGTCAAGATACGTTGAGCTTCTGACAGGTCCTACCATGTCATTGTTTCGAAGTTCGTTGATGCGTCGTATAACACGAGCACAGAAATCCCGCTTTGCTGGATATCCCATTAGTATCAAGGCTACGCGAAGTAGGATAAAGCATAATAAAGCCGGATATATTTGGGTGGTGCTAATTTGACAGTCGGCATTGTTGTCAGGGTACTACCGAATGACTAGGAAGACACAGTACAAACTGGTGGAGGCAGGTACCCGCATTTCGTCACTGCCATGTGACTTGCTCTCGCCAAGACACCAAATGCAATTCACTCTAGCTTTTCAATCTGCCGTCGCTAAGCAGCACGGTTAGAGCAAGCGCCCTCCGCTTCCCGATCCAACGGCTGCCTCCCAGCTTACAACTTGTTTAAAATCTTTTCTGGTATCATGGTATCCCTGTGTCAATGCGAAGGACAAACAGGGGTTTCCAGAACACTACTGCAACATGTGCTGGCGCCAGTAATGATTTGCACTCATGGATTTACGCAATAAACTCGTCAGGTAGGGGTTTAGAGCATTATCATGAGGCAGCCACGGTTCTCGGTTGCATATACTGCATGCGGTCCTTCCCGTTGCAGACCTTGGTGAGCCCCCATGCCAGTTCTTACTGCGAGCTGCTGCCGACCAACCTTTTCCAACTCTCCGTACGGCTGCACTCCGCTTGAACCATCTCAGTCTTCCCGGCGGCCCGCCATGGATGGCGCTTGGTCGAACCAACAGTTTGGGTCGCACAGAACACCATTATCATTGGCTACGGAAATGGGCATTGTCAAAGCGGGTTGTGGCAGAAATTTGTCAGTTGGGAAAGATTATGAGCATGACACGGAGTCTTGCATACCTTCGTTACTCACTGCCACCATCATCTGCCCTTCTGTCTCAAAGTGAGGCTCTTCTCAAGATCTAGTATCTATAAGTACCTTTTCTTATCAAGACATTTCCAGAATCATCGTCACGCAATCCCCTTTTTCTCTACCATCGGGCCTTGTTCAAATCCTATACAACCCATCCCAATTGGCTTTACCTCTCTCGCCCTGCTTAAACACAGACATATTTACCATGACTAATCAAGATTCTTGGTCACAACGTCTTCGAGGTCTGTTCTTGCTTGTTCTTAAACACAAGTAAACTTTGCTGATACTTGAATAAGAACATTGCCTCGTGCGAGGTCTACAGGAGCCTCAGTATCAGGATCTCTCTGATCGCCGCGGTAAGCCAGCCCCTTGCCAAGCCTTCAGTCCATATCTGATAGCTAACTTTGGCACAGGAGGGAGAACAGCCTGGGCTACCGTGGTCACCGTCAATGGAATGAATTTCCAGGCGCGTTTCTGGTATGACGGCAACTATCTTCACCAAGCCAAGGAGGATTGCTCTGAAATTGCGCTACGGGCGCTGACTGGATTCACGAATTCGACCCAGGCGCCACCCCCGGCAAGCCACTATCGAACAATCGGGAATCATCGAGACCAGGGTGTGGCCTCTGGGTAGAAATTTAGTGAGCTCAATCTGACATGGGTGACTTGTCATGTTGGCGTGGAAGGATGTAGCGGCTAAGTCATTTTATCGTATCACTGCCTAGTTATAACGAATCTCTCTTTGGAATGAAGATGGTAGTTTTTTTCCTCCCGTTGTGTTCCAATGTCGTCGCTTCTTGGGTTGCTCAACTGTGGTACACTAACCCTTAGCGCAACTGCCAGAACGAAGTCCATAGCAGCTTCCCCCACCGTGATCTTCTTCCCGCACACCACACGCGACGAAATGATTCCCTTGGCTCGTATATCAGCGCCTACGGGTCTTGCGTCAATGAAACGCTCCTGTCGCCTAGTCACCATGCTGCGCGGTGCTACGATGTCATCCTTCAGCACTTTGGTGGACATCCTACTGCACATCTACGAAATGAAACTTTCTCGCAGCTTGGATGAAGCCAGCCGATACTTCTACAGGTACTAATGGAGAGACACAGGCGCCCGGCACCCTCTCCCCGCACGCGAGTCTGTACATCATGCGTTAGCTTCACTGCCGCCCCACGTGCACCGGCTTACGAACACACCATGCTTTCATAGAGCCCGGTATCCAGTGTCCGAGGAGCTTGCCTTCATGTAGGAGGTATACGAGCAGTCTCTACCAGGTAGGTGTCATATGCGGAAACATGGCTCGTGTTGTTCCCTCAATGGCTCTGCAGTGCGGCTCTACAATGTATCTCCGAAAGGGACCATGTGGAGCCACACGAAGAGTTCATGACAAGTTGACACACACCCAAGATTCGCTAACCCACGCTTGCGGCCATGAACCAATGCATCGGGCGTTGGGCTCGAAAACACATACGATCAGGCGCTCACGCACGCAGGGTTGCATCTGTCATTGAAGGAGCTGCTTAGACTCGTCGCATATGCATCCCATGTATTCGGCATGCTCGTGGCACCTTTAATGTGGGATCAAAGGAGCCAGGGTGGAAGACTCTGCCACGCTCTCGGAGGACATTCGTCCACGAAAAACGATAGCCTGCGCATGTACGCATCCCGGATAGAAAGCTTTTGGATTGCCGAACCCTCCAGGCGCCTACATCTTTATTGCAAGCCAGGGTATAGACAAACGAGGCTGCTTACCCACGACAGGCTCACTGCATGAAGGAAACAGAGGTTGGTGGCATACGTTTCATTGAACACCAAGACCACACATCTCGGATTCCGACAAACATCCGCGGAGTACGCCGCGAAAGACGTGTGCCGCGGGAATGGTGAGAGACGCCACAGTGTTTTCACGGAAAGTGACTTCGCATTGGCGCCTGTTGTCATTAGCTGCATACTGAACTACTTCGGCGTGAGTTAAAGCCAGTGAGAATGAAATATTCAGGGGCGATGCAGCAACCACTCTATCAAGGCATGACAATCATTCATACTGGAGTCCAAATAGTTCTAAGAAGGATCAGACCTCCTTTAAGAAAAAGCTGGAACTCCACTGATGGGTGTCAGCCACTTCCAAACATCGCTTAGTGTCAATATGATTCCAAGCTTACTGGCGCGCACACGATCGCAAGATAGGCCGAGCTAATCGGCAGTCATGCTTGACATCGCAAGCCAGGCGGCAACAGCTTCAGTTGAACGTCAAATCGGAGACATCATATGCAGACACTTATTGACGCATACTAAGTTCTGGACCCAGGTCTCAAGGCTTGGAATGCCTGCGCGCAATACCTACCTTCACTCCCTGCAACAGTCTCAATGCAGATCGCGCCGTTGCTCCCCGGACCCCCCGGCCTAGTTGTGTGGAAAGCATACTCTCCCCCACTCACTTCTCTCTGCCTACCTACACTCCCGCCGCGAGATTACAGATCACGTCGCATTTCACTCTCGTTTGAACGACTAGCCCACTCTGTCGACGCCTCCACGATCACACGTTCTCGCCGGCAACCACAACGATCCGCTTCGAACGCATAGTCGTTCGCTACTCCACCGTTTACCTTGCAGCATCGACTTGTGACTCCCAACACATATCAGCTAGTGGCGATAGATGGCTCGGGGCTCCAGCAATAGGTCTCACAACCTTTTCTGAGCTGAAACGTCATACACCAGACCCATTGGACTGCCTATAATGAACATTGCCTTGATGAGGAAGCACCTCCAACCCATCGATGGAACCAGAGGCATTCATCAGTACTATCACGCTTCGGCTGCAGGGGCTGCAGATCAATTGGATGCTAAAGCGCAGTAACCCCAAGTACGCCGAACTGTAGCCGTTGAAGATAAGCTGGAGGCATGCTTCTACCAGGGTTGTTCCTCAACACTCAAGTTCAGTTGTTGACAGTACTAGCTATATCACCACATTCCACCATCCCCATATCGACGAGCTCCCATCGAATCCGACAGTAAATGACGAATACAGTCTAGCTCTGATATCCTCGAAGCGAGAACCAGAGCGTATGGGAGGGCAATATACACGGCGCCAGAAAGCAAGCCACACAGATGATGGGAGGCTTTCCATCATGCATGTGCAGCTTATCCGTTCCGTTCCACAAACCTGAACGTTGGGTTGTATACATGACGCTCCTGTATGTACTCGGTCACCTTCTGCACTGGGGTGGCACAGCTGCGAAGTACATACCTCATATGGACGGCCGCGGAAAAAGGAATTGTTCGCCCCTCCTGAGCATTTGGACGATATGATTTGCCCCCTGAGAAGGTTCACCGACCCAAAGGGCCTGATCTGTTATACGGGGCATACGTGCACGAATTTTCACAGAACCACATATCCAATATTGCTAGCACGAGCGATAAGATGACTACGGTACTGCTGTGTGATCATGAGTAGCATGTCACACTACACACAACAAGGAAGATGGCAGCTGAGAGAGGTCTTACTCCTGCTGAGTCGGGCCTTCAACCACAAGCAGACGGAACTCCGAGGGTGGATCATGAATCTTCACTATAGCGCAAAGATCCCTCGGCAAGTGCGGCAAGATTATGATTACTGAGAACAGCTCAAACGGGCGACTACCAACTAAGAGCAAATGGTCCGCACCATCTGAAGGTACCATACCTGTGGGTTCGCACAGACGGTCAAAAGTTGCATAGGAGATGGGAGGTTTTGTGGATCTCGTTCGCAGCAGCAGTGTAGGATGAAGGATGCGTATCCATAGCAGGCACGCGGCTGAGGACCCAGCACTGGACGCATGACATTGCATGATAGGATAGTCGTCAGCGACTTCTTTGGGAGCGCAGCATTGTGTCCAATGAATGTCAGGCCACGTGAGTGTCGGACCGACCCGAATCCCGTATCGGCGCGCCTTCCGCTGACTAGGGCAAGCTTGTAGGGGGGATTGAGTTTGAGAAGAAACTCTTCACTCCATCGTCTCATCATGTCCTGCCCCCCGTAGAACTCACTGTTTGCGTGATTAACAATACAGGAATGGAGACCACATGAATGACGTGACTGTCGGCTAACTGCTGCCGACTGGCTCCTGCTACAATTTCTGCCGTGACGTTGCGCATGCGTATGCTGATGCGCTACTACGACGCACGGCTTCCCGATGGGCTCCAATGAGCTTGCGCTCACCACGTCTCATGACTTGAGTCCGAGGAAGCCGAGAGCTCCATTTTCGGTGTCGCAGAGCTGGAGTACAGCTTCACGCCCGGCGGACTCTGCTATCGTCGTTACCTTCACTGCACGCCCTCTTCGAGCAAGCACCCTGACAGCTACTTACTGTTCTACTCAGCAACAAACCATGTTGACAGTATAGATTGTATGCTCCCATGCCCATGGAGGCGTTGCGTTCCCTTCCCCCATCAGCCGTCACaaaaccacaaccaccaTCATGTCGTTCGTTCAGATTTGGTCCGCAGGAAGAGCGACCCAGATTTCATTTGGCACGAGTCTCGGATGCTCTATACAACAAGCCAACTGAGTTCTTCTCAGTGTCAATCCTTCACCATCGCCTTAGCCTGTCTCGAACAGGCGCCATGGATGATATTGAGCATGCGGGTACCGCTCCTTTCAGACACGGGAGTTGACAAGACCAAGGGCGCGCCTTGGGACGAACGATACCGCCGAATGGATGCGTGTTCACCTGACGGACTAGACGCAAACCACCTGCCGTCCTACCACCTTTCGCGCGATCTAGACGTAGTGACGCCATGGTACACTGTGGAAATACAACAACACCACCGCAAAGTGCGTCGCGATAAACTACCCTTTACTCCACAGATCACCTATAGCGGACATCTTCAAATTGTACCCCGGTTATGGGCATGCGCTGGCAGTGTTCGATACCGATATGGCCAATTCCACAGGAACACGTCACAACATTACGATAACAGAGACACAGACAAAAGCACTTGCTAAGCCCTTCGAGCTTGACGATCGATGATAACGGCTAGTTGTCGGCGGAATCAGTTGGCTACAGGAGATGCTGAGACATTCCAGATAGGTCGCTGAACACAGCTATCGGCCACTTTATCGTGATTCGACCCCTTTTCTCTATCGCGAGTATGCGCTTTATATCATCGATACACAGAGATTCGCCGCGGCCTCGGGATGGTCGACAAGATACGGAGGTCTACGGTTCAAGCTCTTCGCACACATCTGCGTTGTCGTCGTACTACGGTTGCACTACGGGCCGGGCGGGAAGTTACCTATCCTCGTGCTATACGTCGGAAGCGCGCCAGCTCCCGCCTTACACCCGCATCGGAACTAGCAACGGTTGTTTGGGATCCGCCCCACCAAGACGGTTACTGGCTTCCCTCCAGCAACATGAGCGTTACCTGCTATTCAATGCGTATGCAGGATATAATGGCTTGCACTACCAGCAGCAACAGCGTCATTTGCGAGAGTATGTTTTTGGCACGGCCCGATTAACAAGAAATAGTCCATGGGCGCATTCACGAACTTCAACATCAACATGAAGCCGCCACCCTGCGCCTCTCTACTCTATAAACCTTATACGCCACAGCGGCGGGTTTCGTCGACGCCACACTGCATGATGCGTCCGCCCCCACACAAACCAAACCCCGACGTCTGCACGTCTCGAGACGCGTTCGTTTAGACACTCGTTCGGTCACGATTACGCGTTCCCTACCGCTCCTCCGCTCCAACGAACCCGTAGCTTCAACGATTCCACATAGCGTCCATGACACTGCGCTTCTGGTAGGCCAACAACACGGTTGCCGAGGTAACGGACGACACAGTGAAGATGTGAATCGTAATTCTGCGTCAAGCTTCTCGTGCTGGAGAAGGGAGCTAAGGCATAGGAGGCTGTAGACAATGAGGTGCGCGCTGTAGGTATGGGGGTGTGGAAGACATAGAGTTTGTTGATGCGGGGGGGTCGAGAGAAGTTACGGGAAACGGACTAGACTACTCAGATGGAACGCCTGAACATGGGTGCCGCTGTAGTATGTTGCGGTTGTATAAAAGTGATATGGGATATATGCACAATTCTGCTCTTAGATATGCGGAATACAGCTTACTTTCTAGCACTCTGCTCAATTCCGCCAAGGAGACAAGTGACATACAACTCCATATCATTCGTGTAAGACGTTGAGGTCTTCGTATATCTATAAACGTGTTGACCCATCATTCCTCAGAACGTAGTCTATCAAAGCACCACCACCAAAAACTCCATTACCAATGCCCCAACCATCTTTTTCATCCTTTCGTCCTCATCTAATGAGCCTCACCATTGCCATTCACACTCCCCTGCCTAACCATCCAAGTAAGCAAATCAACCTTTGTAACGACACCTACAGCCCTCGTCTCGCCATCCACCCTCTCCGTAACCACAGCCGCACTATTCCACTCAAAGAACTTGTTCAAATCACTCAGACTAGTCTCCTTTGTGATTTCCACAAACTCGCGACGACCTTTATGACCCGCCTTTTGCGTATTCTTTGCATTGTCGCCGTCAAGCGACAAGCGACCCAGGTCCTTGACAACCTCGTTCAGCTTGCGGAAATCAAACATGACGGTTTCGACGGCCGATTTGGGCGTTGCGCGACCCGCGGCAATGTACGATAGGAGGTTGCCGAGGGTGACGAGGCCGACGAGTTTAGCTTTTCCCGCCGCAGAGTATGTGCTCACGGGGAGCTGGTCGAAGCCCTTTTCCCGCATGGTTTCTATGGCTTCGCTGCAGGGGGAGTGGGCGGGGATGGTGGTGACGGGTTTGAGGCGGAGGGAGGCGATTGTGGCGCTGTGGAAGGGGTCGGTTTTCTTGCTTGTCGAAAGGCGGCGGAGGGAGGCGGCGGGTGTGTGCGGGGGGGTGGGAGGGAGGAGGTCGTTTGCTGCGAGCCAGTCGTCGTCGGCGAACTGTGGGGATGTTTAGTTTTATGGAAGATGGGCATAGGAGTGAATGTGAGGGGACGTACCTTGCTGAGATAGCTCCTGATGCTGTCGGGGAGTATGACTACTACGACGTCGTCCTCGGTGAGGTTCATGTCCTTTGCAGCTTCGACCATGGCTGCCATTGCGCTGCCAGACGAACCACCGCATAGGATGCCTTCCTCGGAGATCAATCTGCGCGCATACAGGAAGGACGTCCGGTCTTCTGTCTTGTACCACTTGTCTACAATCTTCTGGTCCAAGACATCAGGAATGAAGTCGTATCCAATGCCCTCGACCTTGTAGCCCTCATTCACGCGTTCATCGTTCAGGCTTGGAGGAAGAGCGAGGATACTGCCATGAGGATCTGCCGCCACAATCTTGACATCCTGCTTGTGTTTTCTCAGACCACGCGCAAGCCCTGTAATAGTACCGCCGGTACCTGCACCAGCCACAAGACAGGTAATCTTGCCCTCGGTCTGTGTCCAGATCTCCTCGGCCGTGCCGTACTCGTGCGCGAGCGGGTTATCAGGGTTGGAGTACTGGTCCAGGATATGCGCATTGGGGATCTCCTTGACCAGGCGCCTGGCAACGCCAATGTGGCTCTCGGGACTATCCCACGCCGCACTCGTCGGCGTTCGGATAATCTCTGCCCCAAGCGCCTTGAGAACCGCCACCTTCTCCGGGCTCATCTTCTCGGGCAACGTGATGATTGTCCTGTAGCCCTTGACCGCGCCGATCAGCGCAAGCCCGATACCCGTGTTGCCGGATGTGGGCTCGATGAGTGTGTCACCGGGCTTTATGCGGCCAGACCTCTCGGCTTCCTCGATCATGCGCAGCGCGATACGGTCTTTGACACTGCCGCCGGCATTGAAGGCTTCGACCTTTGCGTACACGGTGGCGCGGATACCGAGAGACTGAGGGATCTTGTTCAGGCGGACGAGCGGCGTGTTGCCGATTTGCTGGGTAATGCTGTCCATGACGACGGGCGGGATAGCGGGGCGAGTTTTGGTCGACATTATCGCGGTTTGTGGTGTTGAGAATCGTGGGAGCGACAGTCTTGAGTACGTCTATAAGTATATGTGGAGTATAGAGGAGAAGAAATTGACGCGGAAAAATAAAAGGCAAGTATCCACACGTCAAAGGCGAGAAAAATGTCACTCACGATAGCGTGGACGTAATAAACTCCCAAGGTTGTCGCAAAGGGACGGCAATTCAATTAGCCCGCCACTACCCGCCGCTAGTTCGGCCGATGATCTCCACCGCTAACGCAGCCTTGCACGGCTAGCCGAATCCGGCGTCACATCAGCCCACCGAATCCGCCCTTACAACTCTATTACTGTGGCAAGGGCCTTTGGCGGGTCACCTGGCGTGGATATACGTGTTTTTGAACCTACAGAGTAAATCTAGAAGACCCTTCGCAAGAGACGGCCAAAGTCACTATCATCCTAACGAGGGGCAATACGATCACGTCACCCATGCGTTTGGATTGGCGTCCTGCTGACGTGATTGAGATGAAAATCACATCACTGGAAGTCTTCTTCGCACTGGAACGTTTCTGGGATATCAGACGTCTCCTAGAAATTTGAGCAAATGAGCTGATCGACTGCCTACTTGTTCATATCAAGATGTCGTCACTCCGAGACGGGAATAATTTTGAAACGAGTGTATTGGGTTAGACTATCTAGGAAACTAAATCAACACAGGACACAAGACCAAACGGAAGAAAACAATCACAGAATGCAAACGAGATGGTACTGAGAAGAGGGTAGGGAAGAAAAACAATGCGCAAGAGTAATGAAGCAACGAGATACCGGGGGATGGTTAGATTGATTGTATGCGTCCAAGCACACACCTAGACGAAGCAAAGCTTCATTCTATGCACATTCGCATGATCCAACAGATTGTAGTCGAACAGAGGAGGCCTAGTCTCGTCGGTCTGCCAGAATATTAGTATCTCGAAACCTGACAAGCCTTTGACCAACTTACACTCTTGGCAGCCCTCTCTATGAACTCATCGCCCGTTTTCTTAATGGTATTTTCGGTCAAGGCCCAGTCAAAATTCTCCCCACAAATCCTTGCCTGCAATACGCGGTTGATATCGTCGTGTCCGGGGAGTGCGGTGTCGTGATCGAGTTCGAGCATTTCGAGCGGATAGAAATCACCTCGTTGGTCCCGTGCGAGAGGTAGCTCCGGATGGCAGATCTCTGACTTGCCGTCGAGGATGACTGCTCCAAGTCAGTACTGAATCTTATAGTTTAGAAAGACGAAGAAAAGGGAACGAGACTTACATTTGTTGAAGTACTCATAGACGGTGTAATCCTGGACGTTCTTGTTCACGTTAGGAACCCGATGCGGAGGACATAGGTTGCAGATCCTGAAACTACAACCGTTCTCCGGCCGTTCAAATTCATCCTCGCTTCCGGGTCCACTGAAAGGTGGGTTCCCCCCAGGAGGATAGATTCGTCGAACGACTAGACCACGAAAGATGTTCAAGGGTGCCCTCAAGTTGTGTATCGTGAGTTTCACGTCTTTGGCGAGTTCTCCAAAGATATTGAAGAAGAGTTGGTCCAATCTCTGCTTCTTGGCCCAAGGAACAATGTCGAATTTAAGCTCCAGTTTCTTGGAGATGGGGTGGAATGACGGGGAGAAGCGAATTCGAAGGTCAGTCTTGGGAGAGGTGGTGTCATTCTCCGGGCCGTTGGCCAGTAGGCGGATAGGCTTGTAGCTCGATGCTTGTGGTAAGGATGGGAAGAACTCGGCATCGGCGTCGTAGAGCGAGCAAGGTTGCTTGGGATTTGTCGCGCGAGCGCGTAGGAAGTACCTGATGGTCTTCCAGTAGAGGTCTGGCATCGTTTTATCACTGCATTTTATGCCTTCAAAGAGACTACAGTAGATGTATTCTTTCTGTGGCTCGATACCTTTGATCCCTTCGTGGACACGCGTCATGGTCTTGAACACTGAAATGACCCCTTCACCCAGTTCGCGTTTCACCTCTGCAATTT is a window of Pyrenophora tritici-repentis strain M4 chromosome 2, whole genome shotgun sequence DNA encoding:
- a CDS encoding CysK, Cysteine synthase: MSTKTRPAIPPVVMDSITQQIGNTPLVRLNKIPQSLGIRATVYAKVEAFNAGGSVKDRIALRMIEEAERSGRIKPGDTLIEPTSGNTGIGLALIGAVKGYRTIITLPEKMSPEKVAVLKALGAEIIRTPTSAAWDSPESHIGVARRLVKEIPNAHILDQYSNPDNPLAHEYGTAEEIWTQTEGKITCLVAGAGTGGTITGLARGLRKHKQDVKIVAADPHGSILALPPSLNDERVNEGYKVEGIGYDFIPDVLDQKIVDKWYKTEDRTSFLYARRLISEEGILCGGSSGSAMAAMVEAAKDMNLTEDDVVVVILPDSIRSYLSKKTDPFHSATIASLRLKPVTTIPAHSPCSEAIETMREKGFDQLPVSTYSAAGKAKLVGLVTLGNLLSYIAAGRATPKSAVETVMFDFRKLNEVVKDLGRLSLDGDNAKNTQKAGHKGRREFVEITKETSLSDLNKFFEWNSAAVVTERVDGETRAVGVVTKVDLLTWMVRQGSVNGNGEAH